TGTAATTTCCCATTCAAAATCAAGAGAAAAATTGGGAGAGGATACGATAATATTTAGGACATGGctaaggtttttcttttttaaattttaagtttgacGGGGATTTGAGGATTTCTAAACCTAatggattttttatttatttgtttttggtaTAAAGAGGTAGTATGAGAATACAAAACAAAGGGCCATTTTTCTTTATtgtaattgaatgaattaaacttgaaaatcaatattgatatgttttgattattaattttcttaatttttttatgaacattgtaatcaaaaaagaaaaaaaatataaactgaTAATATTGAAaagattcaaaaataaattaaagttgcATTGTTTTAATCAGTTGTTGATTATTGCATCCTAATCTTACATCACCAAATAAATCAGTTGATAATTAGCATCTTGATAATTCAAATGATGAGTTACATCTCTTACAACACATACAATTTAAGTCCGTTTTGATTTTGTTGCCAAATATTCCTCTTTCAcaataatttaaacttaaaagtTTAGAGAGCAGatttgagaaataataataagaagaaatCCACATAGTAATTTATACAAATTGAATAAagaataatttatacaaattgaataaagaaaatcCGAAAAGGAAGGTATAGTGTAAGCAGAAAAAGTTATTGTTGGTAAGGGATATTAAGATCAAAATCCAGCATGGTCTTAGGATGACTTAGATCAGGCTGTTGAGATAGATGAGGCAACAGCATTGGGGTCATCATACAGGGTTCTTGTTTGGTTTTGCCCTGCTGCAATAACTCCACCTTGTTCTTCTTCACCCGATGATATGTTTTGTGGCCACCAAGAGCCTGACCCGTTTCGAAAGTCTTGCCACATATCTCACATTGGTGCTCACTTTTCACCGCCTTATTCTTCCTTGATCTTCTTGCATGGCATGGGTCCACTCCGCTCGCACTTTTTGTACCTCCTAGTTCGAACTCCATTGAGGTATCTTCAGTCTTCATCTTCTTGTTTTTCCTTGTCTCCATGTGGGGGGGTGTCACCCTCAACTTCAAGGGCTGTGCATCCTGGCTAGGGATTCTGTTGGAGCCTCTTTTACCAGTTCGAGACCACTTGAAATTGAAGTCTTTGATCGAATCGATGGTGTGGGGGCCATTCCCTTGTTTGACAACGGTGTCAACTCCGCTTGAAATAACATTGCTTTCTTGAGACGAATCCATATGACGATGGATGTTCGTATGCTGGCACAGCAACTTCATCGATGAGAAACTTTCAGTGCAAACCAAACAACTGaagaaatcatcatcatcatcatcatcaacatcttgttgttgttgttggaGCTCAGTTTTTGAGGTGGGGTGATGGTGACTATGGATCCGAAGATGGCCAGCCATGGCCCTCTTCGACATGAACCCTTTGCCGCAGTATCTACAAAAGAAACTATTTCTTGAATCATGAGGGGTTTCCGCATCCTGGGTTTTCAAATACTTGCCACCCAAGAAAGGTAAGGAACAAGAGTCCGCAGGCACCATCTCACTTCTCTTATCGCTCCAATCACTTGCCTCAACTCCTCTTCACTATCATACATTATCAGAGAATAATAAAAGTGGAAAGAAGATGA
The sequence above is drawn from the Gossypium hirsutum isolate 1008001.06 chromosome A05, Gossypium_hirsutum_v2.1, whole genome shotgun sequence genome and encodes:
- the LOC121229543 gene encoding zinc finger protein ZAT4, with translation MVPADSCSLPFLGGKYLKTQDAETPHDSRNSFFCRYCGKGFMSKRAMAGHLRIHSHHHPTSKTELQQQQQDVDDDDDDDFFSCLVCTESFSSMKLLCQHTNIHRHMDSSQESNVISSGVDTVVKQGNGPHTIDSIKDFNFKWSRTGKRGSNRIPSQDAQPLKLRVTPPHMETRKNKKMKTEDTSMEFELGGTKSASGVDPCHARRSRKNKAVKSEHQCEICGKTFETGQALGGHKTYHRVKKNKVELLQQGKTKQEPCMMTPMLLPHLSQQPDLSHPKTMLDFDLNIPYQQ